From the genome of Calidithermus timidus DSM 17022, one region includes:
- a CDS encoding ABC transporter ATP-binding protein, producing the protein MHEEEAFKKSFDARLARRILTYVRPYRLQVVLALLCLLVGTLTTAATPLFLKYAIDNALLPKQALELAQRYQLLLYISLAFLGVRVIDFFARYGQIYLISWVGQHVLFDLRSEIFSKLQRLHLGYFDKNPVGRLMTRITSDVDAINQFITGGLVGLIADLFLLGGIMGFMLALDWKLSLVAFTVIPVLLAVTTWIRNGMREAYREMRLRLAKLNASLQENLSGVLTTQLFSREPRNVAGFGALSLDLRASWVRIIFWFSLFFPIVGFLGESTVALVLWYGGGQVVQQALTLGLLVAFVDYVRQFFQPLQDLSDKFNIFQAAMASAERIFGLLDTPEEVSDRPGARPVERFRGQIDFEDVWFAYGKRGEPKPDGTRANTPKQLEAEDWDWVLRGVSFRIRPGEKIALVGATGAGKTSVISLIARFYDVQRGAVKIDGHDVRDYLQRDLRRAIGIVLQDPFLFSGTIDYNLRLGDESIPMQRVEEVAKFVGAHEFIAALPNGYQTMLHERGGGLSTGQKQLLALVRAILHNPDILLILDEATANVDSETEAKIQEALWRVMEGRTSVIIAHRLSTIRHVDRILVFRKGKLLEEGSHEELLAKGGYYAKLYELQYVGGST; encoded by the coding sequence ATGCACGAAGAAGAAGCCTTTAAAAAATCCTTCGACGCGCGGCTGGCCCGCCGCATCCTGACCTACGTGCGTCCCTACCGGCTACAGGTGGTGCTCGCGCTCTTGTGCTTGCTGGTGGGCACCCTGACCACGGCGGCCACCCCGCTTTTTTTGAAGTACGCCATCGACAACGCCCTCTTGCCCAAGCAGGCCCTCGAGCTCGCCCAGCGCTACCAACTGTTGCTGTACATCAGCCTGGCCTTCCTGGGCGTGCGCGTCATCGACTTTTTCGCCCGCTACGGCCAGATTTACCTCATCAGTTGGGTCGGCCAGCACGTGCTCTTCGACCTGCGCAGCGAGATCTTCTCCAAACTACAGCGGCTGCACCTGGGCTACTTCGATAAGAACCCGGTGGGCCGCCTGATGACCCGCATCACCTCCGACGTCGATGCCATCAACCAGTTCATCACCGGTGGGCTGGTGGGGCTCATCGCCGACCTGTTCTTGCTGGGCGGCATCATGGGGTTCATGCTCGCGCTCGACTGGAAGCTCTCGCTGGTGGCTTTCACGGTGATCCCGGTGCTCCTGGCGGTGACCACCTGGATTCGCAACGGGATGCGCGAGGCTTACCGCGAGATGCGCCTGCGGCTGGCAAAGCTCAACGCCTCCTTACAGGAGAACCTCTCGGGTGTGCTGACCACCCAGCTCTTCAGCCGCGAGCCGCGCAACGTGGCGGGCTTCGGAGCGCTCTCGCTGGACCTGCGGGCCTCGTGGGTGAGGATCATCTTCTGGTTCTCGCTGTTCTTCCCCATCGTGGGCTTCTTGGGCGAGTCCACGGTGGCGCTGGTGCTGTGGTACGGCGGGGGTCAGGTGGTGCAGCAAGCCCTCACCCTGGGTCTGCTGGTGGCCTTCGTGGACTACGTGCGCCAGTTCTTTCAGCCCCTGCAGGATCTCTCCGACAAGTTCAACATCTTCCAGGCTGCCATGGCTTCCGCTGAGCGCATCTTCGGTCTGCTCGACACCCCCGAGGAAGTCAGCGACCGGCCCGGCGCCAGGCCCGTCGAGCGCTTCCGGGGCCAGATCGACTTCGAGGATGTGTGGTTCGCCTACGGCAAGCGCGGCGAACCCAAGCCCGACGGCACCAGGGCCAACACCCCCAAGCAGCTCGAGGCCGAGGACTGGGACTGGGTGTTGCGTGGGGTATCCTTTCGCATCCGCCCCGGCGAGAAAATCGCCCTGGTGGGGGCCACTGGCGCAGGCAAGACCAGCGTCATCAGCCTGATCGCCCGCTTCTACGACGTACAGCGGGGCGCGGTGAAGATCGACGGCCACGACGTGCGCGACTACCTCCAGCGCGACCTGCGCCGCGCCATCGGCATCGTGTTGCAAGACCCCTTCCTCTTCAGCGGCACCATCGACTACAACCTGCGCCTGGGCGACGAGAGCATCCCCATGCAGCGGGTGGAGGAGGTCGCGAAATTTGTGGGGGCTCACGAGTTCATTGCAGCCCTGCCCAATGGCTACCAGACCATGCTGCACGAGCGCGGCGGCGGCCTCTCCACCGGCCAGAAGCAACTGCTGGCGCTGGTGCGGGCCATCTTGCACAACCCCGACATCCTGCTCATCCTCGACGAGGCCACTGCCAACGTCGATTCCGAGACCGAGGCCAAGATCCAGGAAGCCTTGTGGCGGGTGATGGAAGGGCGCACCTCGGTCATCATCGCCCACCGTCTCTCGACCATCCGCCACGTCGACCGCATTCTGGTCTTCCGCAAGGGGAAGCTGCTCGAGGAGGGCAGCCACGAGGAGCTACTGGCGAAGGGCGGGTATTACGCCAAGCTCTACGAGTTGCAGTACGTTGGAGGAAGTACTTAA
- a CDS encoding SDR family NAD(P)-dependent oxidoreductase, with the protein MSTTPPRDRDLLGLSGRIVMVTGAGRGYGRFIAHAYGRNGATVVTVDPDVELATGVASEVEALGATAIPIRGDMSVVLDVMTTFEKIEELFGMLDGIVHVTTAESKTAFVELLEGEWYDLLNADVKSSLYVLQQGLRYLSGGGFVTLVLPPLHREQPHVAAIRGAVTGLIEGATRIFPSNVRVNGVVPSRDPSSEEYDQALVRGTIGLGSMVSEGIRGQVMEVLLPEPPQPPELYDLLRELP; encoded by the coding sequence ATGAGCACAACGCCACCTCGAGACCGAGACCTCCTGGGCCTGTCGGGACGCATCGTGATGGTCACGGGGGCTGGACGGGGCTATGGCCGCTTTATTGCCCACGCTTACGGGCGCAACGGGGCGACCGTGGTCACCGTGGACCCTGACGTGGAGCTGGCCACCGGAGTTGCCTCGGAGGTCGAGGCGCTGGGAGCCACTGCCATTCCCATCCGCGGCGATATGTCGGTAGTGCTGGACGTGATGACCACCTTCGAGAAGATCGAGGAGCTGTTCGGGATGCTCGATGGCATCGTGCACGTGACCACCGCCGAGAGCAAGACGGCCTTCGTGGAGCTGCTCGAGGGCGAGTGGTACGACCTCCTCAACGCCGATGTGAAGTCGAGCCTCTACGTGCTTCAGCAGGGCTTGCGCTACCTCTCGGGTGGGGGCTTCGTGACCCTCGTGTTGCCGCCCTTGCACCGCGAGCAGCCCCACGTGGCGGCCATCCGGGGGGCGGTGACCGGGCTCATCGAAGGGGCTACTCGCATCTTCCCCTCCAACGTGCGGGTCAATGGGGTGGTGCCCAGTCGCGACCCCTCGAGCGAGGAGTATGACCAGGCCCTCGTGCGCGGCACCATCGGCCTAGGTTCGATGGTCTCGGAGGGCATCCGCGGGCAGGTGATGGAGGTGCTGCTTCCCGAGCCACCTCAGCCGCCCGAACTTTACGACCTATTGCGCGAATTGCCTTAA
- a CDS encoding alkaline phosphatase yields the protein MPRNIAAVCALAALLGSAWAAKVAVYPYDGAALLAGQRFDLRIEASELKGNLKAYRITLDGQPLAGLEQTAQGAGQAEWTLRGAFLRPGSHTLEVSLTDDAGESRKSVRWEARQNLRLPRAAKNVILFIGDGMGWNTLNAARIIAKGFNPENGMPNGNLEIESGYGGMATVTTGSFDSFIADSANSASSIMTGQKVQVNALNVYPSNLKDTLAYPRIETLAEMLKRVRGASIGVVTTTFGTDATPASLNAHTRRRGDYQAIADMYFGRGGFGVPLDVMLFGGSRDFIPQSTPGSRRKDSTDWIAESQKLGYTFVSTRSELLAAKPTDKLFGLFNIDNFPSYLDRAVWKRPEMLGSFTDMPYLWEMTQKAVEALSRNDKGFFLMVEGGMVDKYEHPLDWPRALWDVLELDRAVAWAKGYAASHPDTLVIVTADHAHSISVFGGYDYSKQGREGVGVYEAAKFPTYGDKKDANGFPLPDTTRGIAVGFGATPDYCETYRGREVYKDPTISDGKGGYVANPEVCKEPGAFQRTGNLPVDSAQGVHTADPMPLFAFGVGSQFFNGLIDQTEIFFRMAQALGFNPHLEKP from the coding sequence ATGCCAAGAAATATCGCCGCTGTATGCGCCCTGGCCGCTTTGTTAGGGTCGGCCTGGGCGGCCAAAGTTGCCGTCTACCCCTACGACGGAGCCGCTTTGCTGGCGGGGCAGCGCTTCGATTTGCGCATAGAAGCCTCCGAGCTGAAAGGCAATTTAAAGGCTTACCGCATCACCCTGGACGGCCAGCCTCTGGCGGGCCTCGAGCAAACCGCGCAGGGGGCCGGGCAGGCCGAGTGGACCCTGCGCGGTGCCTTCCTGCGCCCTGGAAGCCACACCCTCGAGGTCAGCCTCACCGACGACGCTGGGGAGAGCAGGAAGAGCGTACGTTGGGAGGCTCGGCAGAACCTTCGCTTGCCCCGAGCGGCCAAGAATGTGATTCTCTTCATTGGCGACGGGATGGGCTGGAACACCCTCAACGCCGCCCGCATCATCGCCAAAGGCTTTAACCCCGAAAACGGTATGCCCAACGGAAACCTCGAGATCGAGAGTGGTTACGGTGGGATGGCTACCGTCACTACCGGCAGCTTTGATAGCTTCATCGCCGACTCAGCTAACTCGGCTTCTTCCATCATGACCGGGCAGAAGGTGCAGGTGAATGCCCTCAACGTTTACCCATCAAACCTCAAAGATACCCTGGCCTACCCCCGGATCGAAACCCTAGCGGAGATGCTCAAGCGGGTACGCGGGGCCAGCATTGGGGTAGTGACCACCACCTTCGGCACCGACGCTACCCCGGCTTCACTCAACGCCCATACCCGCCGCCGCGGTGATTACCAGGCTATCGCCGACATGTACTTTGGTAGAGGCGGGTTCGGTGTTCCCTTGGATGTGATGCTCTTCGGTGGTTCACGCGACTTCATCCCCCAGAGCACCCCTGGCTCGCGGCGCAAGGATAGCACGGACTGGATTGCCGAATCCCAGAAGCTGGGCTACACCTTTGTCAGCACCCGCAGCGAGCTGCTGGCGGCCAAACCCACCGATAAGCTGTTTGGGCTGTTCAACATTGACAACTTCCCCAGCTACCTAGACCGCGCAGTGTGGAAGCGGCCCGAGATGCTGGGAAGCTTTACCGATATGCCCTACCTCTGGGAGATGACCCAGAAAGCCGTGGAGGCTCTCTCCAGAAACGACAAAGGCTTTTTCTTGATGGTTGAGGGGGGAATGGTGGATAAGTACGAGCACCCCTTGGACTGGCCCCGCGCACTTTGGGATGTACTCGAGCTGGACCGCGCGGTGGCTTGGGCCAAGGGCTATGCGGCCTCCCACCCCGATACCCTGGTGATTGTCACCGCCGACCACGCTCACTCGATCTCGGTGTTTGGCGGTTACGACTACTCCAAGCAGGGCCGGGAGGGGGTGGGGGTTTATGAGGCCGCCAAGTTCCCCACCTACGGCGACAAAAAAGACGCCAACGGCTTTCCCTTGCCCGACACCACTCGGGGAATCGCGGTAGGCTTCGGGGCCACGCCGGATTACTGTGAAACCTACCGGGGCCGCGAGGTCTACAAAGACCCCACCATCTCCGACGGCAAAGGTGGTTACGTGGCCAACCCTGAGGTCTGCAAGGAGCCCGGCGCCTTCCAACGTACCGGCAACCTCCCAGTAGATAGCGCCCAGGGCGTGCACACGGCTGATCCCATGCCGCTGTTTGCCTTTGGCGTGGGGTCTCAGTTCTTCAATGGCCTCATCGACCAGACCGAGATCTTCTTCCGCATGGCCCAGGCCCTAGGGTTCAACCCCCACCTCGAGAAGCCTTAA
- a CDS encoding ABC transporter ATP-binding protein: MADVIMRGVSQRFSQDLQIRLPDLELSWGQQVALLGPSGSGKTTLLHLLAGLRLPSRGEVWVEGRNLSRLTEAERDAYRRTKVGYLFQDFHLVEGYTALENVLLGLGIAGIRGKAAQGEALAVLRGLGLEHRLSHTPKRLSTGERQRVALARAVAHRPRLLLADEPTAHLDRARAAAALDLLIQTALSLGALLVVATHDPWVMARFPQQIELKPPTPEQEVLS, encoded by the coding sequence ATGGCCGATGTGATCATGCGCGGGGTGAGCCAGCGCTTTAGCCAGGATCTCCAGATCAGGCTGCCTGACCTCGAACTTTCCTGGGGGCAGCAGGTAGCCTTGCTGGGGCCCTCGGGGAGCGGCAAGACCACCCTCTTGCACCTGCTGGCTGGGCTGCGTTTGCCCAGCAGGGGAGAGGTTTGGGTAGAGGGTCGGAACTTGAGCCGACTGACCGAGGCCGAGCGCGACGCGTACCGCCGGACTAAGGTGGGCTACTTGTTCCAGGATTTTCATCTGGTGGAGGGCTACACCGCGCTTGAGAATGTGCTCCTCGGGCTGGGGATAGCCGGGATTCGTGGTAAAGCTGCCCAGGGTGAGGCCCTGGCGGTGTTACGCGGGCTGGGCCTGGAGCACCGCCTGTCCCACACTCCCAAGCGCCTTTCCACCGGCGAGCGACAGCGGGTGGCCTTGGCTCGAGCGGTGGCCCACCGCCCCCGGCTGCTTTTAGCCGACGAGCCCACTGCCCACCTAGACCGCGCTCGAGCTGCTGCCGCCTTGGATTTGCTGATCCAGACTGCACTCTCCCTCGGCGCGTTGCTGGTGGTGGCCACCCACGACCCCTGGGTGATGGCCCGCTTTCCTCAGCAGATCGAGCTGAAGCCCCCCACCCCAGAGCAGGAGGTTCTGTCATGA
- a CDS encoding PaaI family thioesterase translates to METISFQDAMGGNHCWGCGKDNPKGLQIKSYWEGEEAVCTFHPRPEHMAGPTHILNGGIIATVLDCHTVCTAMAALYRAEGREIGEGPVIWCATARLDVTYLRPTPIDRPVHLRARVEEIAGRKVRLSCTLYSGGLECARAEVLAVRVPEEWRTGQGQ, encoded by the coding sequence ATGGAGACCATCTCTTTTCAAGACGCCATGGGCGGCAATCACTGCTGGGGCTGCGGCAAGGACAACCCCAAGGGACTTCAGATCAAGAGTTACTGGGAGGGCGAGGAGGCCGTGTGCACCTTCCATCCCCGCCCCGAGCACATGGCCGGGCCCACCCACATCCTCAACGGCGGCATCATCGCCACCGTACTCGACTGTCACACCGTGTGCACCGCCATGGCCGCGCTCTACCGCGCCGAGGGACGCGAGATCGGTGAGGGGCCCGTCATCTGGTGCGCTACGGCCAGGCTGGACGTGACCTACCTGCGCCCCACCCCCATCGACCGGCCCGTACACCTGCGGGCCAGGGTCGAGGAGATCGCCGGGCGTAAGGTGCGCCTTAGCTGCACGCTGTACTCCGGGGGCCTCGAGTGCGCCCGGGCCGAGGTGCTGGCGGTGCGGGTGCCGGAGGAGTGGCGCACGGGGCAGGGTCAGTAG
- a CDS encoding ABC transporter ATP-binding protein — protein MRTDQSVWGMLRELSPYFRRYARPYFWGLLAGLMGIGFNVLSPYFLGRAIDAIRAGEAYLPYVGMIVGAALLTGLLSYANRQLAIVASRYIEHDLRMDLFKHLLALDAYYYGKSRVGDLVNKMNTDLGAVREMMAGGVNMGTRIVAGLLFAFVSMYLVNWKLAAALTLIVPPIIAIMRFVLRVIDRRYRESQEVFDQISTRAQENFSGIRVVKGFALEQRELAAFQKLNRQYIEKSLALARIEGPMLWSLMGLLMGFAVLTVLWMGGGFVIRGEMSVGQLVQFNAYLLQLSWPVLGMGFVLSMFQRAATSYRRLRELLDEKPRIQDPVTPIAPVELSGEVKFEGVSLELGGRTLLKDITLTIPQGMTLGITGRTGSGKSLLVSLIPRLLEASHGRVLVGGHDVRDLPLATLRQAVGMVPQEPFLFSDTLAENIAFGLDAIDRERVEWAAKLAGVHDDIMGFPKGYDTSLGERGVTLSGGQRQRTALARALAKRPKVLILDDAMSAVDTETEARILGGLKQVLGQQTTLLITHRTSTLRYADWIVVLEQGRIVEEGTHEMLLEQGGLYAELDRIQRLQAEVE, from the coding sequence ATGAGGACAGATCAGTCGGTATGGGGAATGCTGCGGGAGTTGTCGCCGTACTTCCGCCGCTACGCCCGGCCCTACTTCTGGGGTTTGCTGGCCGGGCTGATGGGCATTGGGTTCAACGTACTCTCTCCTTACTTCCTGGGGCGGGCCATCGACGCCATTCGGGCGGGGGAGGCTTACCTGCCCTACGTGGGCATGATCGTAGGGGCGGCGCTGCTGACGGGCTTGCTCTCTTATGCCAACCGCCAACTCGCCATCGTCGCCAGCCGCTACATCGAGCACGACCTGCGCATGGACCTCTTCAAGCACCTGCTGGCCCTGGATGCCTACTACTACGGCAAGAGCCGGGTGGGCGACCTGGTCAACAAGATGAACACCGACCTGGGCGCGGTACGCGAGATGATGGCGGGGGGGGTGAACATGGGTACGCGCATCGTGGCGGGCCTGCTGTTCGCCTTCGTCTCGATGTACCTGGTCAACTGGAAGCTCGCCGCCGCCCTGACGCTGATCGTGCCCCCCATCATCGCGATCATGCGCTTCGTGCTGCGGGTCATCGACCGGCGCTACCGCGAGAGCCAGGAGGTCTTCGACCAGATCTCCACCCGCGCACAGGAGAACTTCTCGGGCATCCGGGTGGTCAAGGGCTTCGCCCTCGAGCAGCGCGAACTCGCCGCCTTTCAGAAGCTCAACCGCCAGTACATCGAAAAGAGCCTGGCCTTAGCCCGCATCGAAGGCCCCATGCTGTGGTCGCTGATGGGACTGCTGATGGGCTTCGCGGTACTGACGGTGCTGTGGATGGGTGGTGGTTTTGTGATCCGGGGCGAGATGTCGGTAGGGCAGTTGGTGCAGTTCAATGCCTACTTGCTGCAACTGTCCTGGCCGGTGCTGGGGATGGGCTTCGTGCTCTCGATGTTCCAGCGGGCCGCCACGAGCTACAGGCGTCTGCGGGAGTTGCTCGACGAGAAGCCCCGCATCCAGGACCCCGTGACTCCCATAGCTCCTGTAGAGCTTAGCGGTGAGGTCAAGTTCGAGGGGGTGAGCCTCGAGCTCGGCGGGCGCACCCTGCTCAAGGACATCACCCTCACCATCCCCCAGGGCATGACCCTGGGCATCACCGGGCGCACCGGCAGCGGCAAGAGCTTGCTGGTGAGCCTGATTCCCCGGCTGCTCGAGGCCAGCCATGGCCGGGTGCTCGTCGGCGGCCACGACGTGCGCGACCTCCCCCTGGCCACCCTGCGCCAGGCGGTGGGGATGGTGCCGCAGGAGCCCTTCCTCTTCTCCGACACCCTGGCCGAGAACATCGCCTTCGGGCTGGACGCCATCGACCGCGAGCGGGTGGAGTGGGCCGCGAAGCTGGCCGGGGTCCACGACGACATCATGGGCTTCCCCAAAGGCTACGACACCTCGCTGGGCGAGCGCGGCGTGACGCTGTCGGGCGGGCAGCGGCAGCGCACCGCGCTGGCCCGGGCGCTGGCCAAGCGGCCCAAGGTGCTCATCCTCGACGACGCCATGAGCGCGGTGGACACCGAGACCGAAGCGCGCATCCTGGGCGGGCTCAAGCAGGTGCTGGGGCAGCAGACCACGCTGCTCATCACCCACCGCACCAGCACGCTGAGGTATGCCGACTGGATCGTGGTGCTCGAGCAGGGCCGCATCGTCGAGGAGGGCACCCACGAGATGCTGCTGGAGCAAGGCGGCCTCTACGCCGAGCTCGACCGCATCCAGCGGCTGCAGGCGGAGGTGGAATAA
- the nrdR gene encoding transcriptional regulator NrdR, translated as MNCPYCAYPDTRVLDSRPSDEGSVIRRRRECPSCKRRFTTYERANAEPLMVIKRSGRREPFDPNKLLRGLTLATQKRKLDPEALYKFAFGFEDTVKEMEITSEEIGLRALAFLRELDPVAYIRFASVYREFASPEQFIEEIRRLEGGQELLQRRVEADEPEEEIDLETAAKLGTV; from the coding sequence GTGAACTGCCCTTACTGCGCCTATCCCGATACCCGCGTGCTCGATTCGCGCCCTTCCGATGAGGGCTCGGTCATCCGGCGGCGGCGTGAGTGCCCGAGCTGTAAGCGGCGCTTCACCACCTATGAGCGTGCCAATGCCGAACCCCTGATGGTCATCAAGCGCTCAGGGCGGCGTGAGCCCTTTGACCCCAACAAGTTGCTGCGCGGTCTCACCCTTGCCACGCAGAAGCGCAAGCTCGACCCTGAGGCTCTCTACAAGTTCGCCTTTGGCTTCGAGGACACGGTCAAGGAGATGGAGATCACCTCCGAGGAGATTGGGCTGCGGGCTTTGGCCTTCCTGCGCGAGCTCGACCCCGTGGCCTACATCCGCTTCGCCTCGGTCTACCGCGAGTTCGCCTCCCCCGAGCAGTTCATCGAGGAGATCCGCCGCCTCGAGGGCGGCCAAGAACTCCTCCAGCGCCGCGTCGAGGCGGACGAACCCGAGGAAGAGATAGACCTCGAGACGGCCGCCAAGCTGGGGACGGTTTGA
- a CDS encoding NAD(P)/FAD-dependent oxidoreductase: MPKLEAEVVVCGAGIAGIAVAYELAVKRGVRDVVLLEQDTPLSLTSDKSTECYRNWWPGPDGAMIALMNRSIERLEQIARESGGRIGLNRRGYLYATAEAGKIPLLAEAAENAARMGAGPLRVHDWKRESYIPAPAHGFEGQPDGADLITDKALIRRHFPYLAEDTVAVLHARRAGWFSAQQLGMWMLEQSRARGVRLVRGRVTGVQTTAGRVSTVEAQREDGSAFSVQTPCFVNAAGPMQKAVGRMLGVEIPVFAELHLKMSFPEHLGVVPREAPMLIWADEVRLPWSPEEQEMLAEEPSTRWLLEPFPPGVHCRPDGHGESNTLIVLYNYHLEPLEPRFPLPSNPHYADVALRGMSAMVPGLRRYFDKAPKPYIDGGYYIKTRENRPLIGALGVQGAYVVGALSGFGVMAACAAGELLAAHILGDVLPEYAPAFALERYADPEYRQKLEQFGDGAQL, encoded by the coding sequence ATGCCCAAGCTCGAGGCCGAGGTGGTCGTCTGCGGAGCCGGGATCGCCGGCATTGCCGTTGCTTACGAACTGGCGGTGAAGCGCGGGGTACGGGACGTGGTGTTGCTCGAGCAAGACACCCCCCTCTCGCTCACCAGCGACAAGTCCACCGAGTGCTACCGCAACTGGTGGCCCGGACCCGACGGGGCCATGATCGCCCTGATGAACCGCAGCATCGAGCGGCTCGAGCAGATCGCCCGGGAGAGCGGCGGTCGCATCGGGCTGAACCGGCGGGGCTACCTCTACGCCACCGCCGAGGCAGGCAAGATTCCGCTGCTGGCAGAAGCCGCCGAGAACGCCGCGCGGATGGGGGCGGGGCCACTGCGGGTCCACGACTGGAAGAGGGAAAGTTACATCCCGGCGCCCGCCCACGGCTTCGAGGGCCAGCCGGACGGGGCCGACCTCATCACCGACAAAGCCCTGATCCGGCGGCACTTCCCCTATTTGGCCGAGGACACCGTGGCCGTGCTGCACGCCCGGCGGGCCGGGTGGTTCTCGGCGCAGCAGTTGGGGATGTGGATGCTCGAGCAATCCCGCGCCCGGGGTGTACGGCTGGTGCGGGGCCGGGTGACAGGGGTCCAGACCACGGCAGGACGGGTGAGCACGGTGGAAGCGCAGCGCGAGGACGGCTCGGCCTTCAGCGTCCAGACCCCCTGCTTCGTCAACGCGGCGGGGCCCATGCAGAAGGCCGTGGGGCGAATGCTGGGGGTCGAGATCCCGGTCTTCGCCGAGCTTCACCTGAAGATGAGCTTCCCCGAGCACCTGGGGGTGGTGCCGCGCGAGGCCCCCATGCTCATCTGGGCCGACGAGGTGCGGCTGCCCTGGAGCCCGGAGGAACAGGAGATGCTGGCCGAGGAGCCCTCCACGCGCTGGCTGCTCGAGCCCTTCCCCCCTGGCGTCCACTGTCGCCCCGACGGGCACGGCGAGAGCAACACCCTGATCGTGCTCTACAACTACCACTTGGAGCCGCTCGAGCCCCGCTTTCCTCTCCCCTCCAACCCCCACTACGCCGACGTCGCCCTGCGGGGCATGTCGGCGATGGTGCCGGGGCTGCGGCGTTACTTCGACAAGGCCCCCAAGCCCTACATTGACGGGGGCTACTACATCAAGACCCGCGAGAACCGCCCGCTCATCGGAGCGCTGGGGGTGCAGGGGGCCTACGTGGTGGGGGCGCTCTCCGGCTTCGGCGTGATGGCGGCCTGCGCGGCGGGCGAGCTGCTGGCGGCGCACATCCTGGGCGATGTATTGCCCGAGTACGCCCCAGCCTTCGCGCTCGAGCGCTACGCAGATCCCGAGTACCGGCAGAAGCTCGAGCAATTCGGTGACGGGGCCCAGCTATAG
- a CDS encoding ABC transporter permease gives MTLWVVLRNLRVRILSTSLTLLGVALATATALVVPLVLRSLERGAADAAQVFDLLIAAKGSPTQAVLSSLYLLQPPIANLPYATYEQLVQDPRGRYVVPLGFGDNYQGFPLLGTNAQLFELRLKPTLPPYFRLRQGRSFQAPYEAVLGARAAQATGLRLGDEFLSAHGFFVTQQEAAEAGEHHQEEKYRVVGVLEATGGPWDRAILVPIEAYWEVHQEDVAHRQVTAVLFTGYRLSDIYQVAQEINRSGQAQAVFPGQVFAQAREFFLQGQSAYGALSLLVLFLAALLVWQGVYAQSLERRRFTALLRAMGAGRGLVFGVVLLESLLEVALGVALGIAMGWGLAALGAGALGERLGFFLPLPQLGADLVGRVGLLLPLGLLAALPPALQATRQSPLEHL, from the coding sequence ATGACCCTGTGGGTTGTCCTACGTAACCTGCGGGTGCGGATACTGTCCACCTCCTTGACCTTACTGGGGGTGGCTTTGGCCACCGCTACTGCTCTGGTGGTGCCGCTGGTGCTTCGCTCCTTGGAGCGTGGCGCTGCCGATGCCGCGCAGGTCTTTGACTTGCTCATCGCAGCCAAGGGCAGCCCCACCCAGGCGGTGCTCTCGAGCCTCTACCTGCTCCAGCCCCCTATCGCCAATCTGCCCTACGCCACCTACGAACAGCTTGTGCAGGATCCCCGTGGCCGCTATGTGGTCCCGCTGGGCTTCGGCGACAATTACCAGGGGTTTCCCCTGCTCGGCACCAACGCCCAGCTCTTCGAGCTGCGGCTCAAGCCCACCCTACCGCCCTACTTCAGGCTGCGCCAGGGGCGATCCTTCCAGGCCCCCTACGAGGCGGTGCTGGGGGCTCGAGCCGCCCAGGCCACCGGCTTGCGGTTGGGAGATGAATTCCTGAGCGCCCATGGCTTCTTTGTCACCCAGCAAGAGGCAGCAGAAGCTGGCGAACACCACCAGGAAGAGAAATACCGTGTGGTGGGGGTGCTCGAGGCTACCGGCGGCCCTTGGGACCGGGCTATCTTGGTGCCCATCGAGGCGTACTGGGAAGTGCATCAAGAAGACGTGGCCCATCGGCAAGTGACTGCGGTGCTCTTCACGGGCTATCGGCTTTCCGACATCTACCAGGTGGCCCAGGAGATCAACCGCAGCGGACAGGCCCAGGCGGTGTTCCCCGGGCAGGTCTTTGCCCAGGCCAGGGAATTCTTCCTACAGGGCCAGTCGGCTTACGGGGCCCTTTCGCTGTTGGTGCTGTTTTTGGCAGCGCTGCTGGTTTGGCAAGGGGTGTATGCCCAAAGCCTCGAGCGCCGCCGCTTCACCGCTTTGCTACGGGCCATGGGGGCTGGGCGCGGGTTGGTGTTCGGGGTAGTGCTCCTCGAGAGCTTGCTCGAGGTGGCTCTGGGGGTGGCGCTGGGTATCGCTATGGGCTGGGGCCTGGCTGCTCTCGGGGCGGGGGCCTTAGGAGAGCGGTTGGGCTTTTTTCTTCCCCTCCCGCAGCTTGGTGCCGACTTGGTGGGCCGGGTTGGGCTCTTGCTGCCCCTGGGCCTTTTGGCGGCGCTGCCGCCTGCCCTCCAAGCGACCCGGCAGAGTCCGCTCGAGCACCTCTAG